DNA sequence from the Armigeres subalbatus isolate Guangzhou_Male chromosome 1, GZ_Asu_2, whole genome shotgun sequence genome:
GTATCACAGGTGAGAGAAGTCAGCCATTCGATTTGTGGTGTGTAAATATGTTCCTATCCTGATTCTTTTGGTTTCCATTGTCCGCCACTGATATTGGGCTAATCCACTTGATTGCAAGTTATCTGTTTTGAGAACATTGTCCCACCCAGAAGATCGTTTGAGTGATACTGAACTTAACTTGAAATATTCTTATTTCTAGTATCAGCCATATCAATTTAATTATCTATGCCTTATTGATCTTGTGATTATGTGTTCACGATTGACCTCTccagaaattaaatttattttaattaagtCTCACTAACGCTACAGGTCACTTCACCTTTAGCTACTGTGTTTTCAAAAGTTGTTAGCTACTGTGTCCTTAAGATTTAATCTGAATAGATCCTGTTAATATTTGTGTGAAGGTTTACCCTTTTTGTTACGCTAATATTATTTAGCATTTGAGTAACGATAAATCATCTTGCTTGTAATCAATCCTATATTACTGAAACTGAATTACATTCAATTTTATCCCCACATGGATGGAATTACTTGCAGTCGTGTATTTTGAAACTCCTTGTGATGCCTTGTTGATCCTTGAACAATATCAATTTATCCGAGAGTATTCCATTTATCTATATGTGCAACATCTTTTCTGGCAGGGAGTATGTTCGCGCCAACGCGAAACAGTTTGTTTGAGACCCTTCTCCCTTTCTACCATCATCGAGCCACCGCGAGAATATCGGCTCAGTACCAGCCTAATTCCTACCCTTTCCTCCACACACCACATCGTTTGTGTTTGGTTTTCTCGTTGTAAACATGATTGAACATGCACCCAAGAAGCCGACAGTCTAGCCAACGACAACGAGTTATAAGCCACGCCCAGTTAGCCATCATTCTCAAAACCAGCACACGGAACCCAGTCATCTACCAACTATTTAAGAAGTGTTAATCAAAAATTTCATTCATTCAGTTTTCTACATTGTACAGTCCACAACAAGAAGAAAAATATAGCCTAAGTGAAAACAACCCGCCTTTAAATCCACCGGAGGAAGCCAGCAACAGCCTTTATGAAGGCTTGAGTTAATTAAACCATAATTTTCCGTTGAGCTACCGGTCGTGCCCCGGCGTTCCTTCAACCGAAGGTTCTGGCCATCATCCCGGCATCCTTCATCCGGAAGGAATCGCTGCCCAGCCCAATTCGTGCCCAAACAGATACTAAACCTCTGAAATCCAAGTGGGTGTTCAATTTGAAGGAAGATGAGAACGGCAAATTGGTTCGCTTCAAAGCCCGTCTTGTAGCGAAGGGATACCTTCAGAAGCAAGGACACGACTATGAAGAAACCTATGCACCGGTAGCTCGACTAGCTACAATCAGAACCGTATTGGCAGTTGGCGTTCACAGAAAATACTTTTTCCACCAAATGGATGTACGTACTGCGTTTCTCCATGGCCGCTTGAAGGAAACCATCTTTATGGAAGTCCCGGAGGGTGTATCAGCAAAACCTGGTCAAGTTTGTCGGTTGCTGAAATCTTTATACGGTTTGAAGCAATCACCTAGATGTTGGAATGAACGATTCAACGAAACAATTCTCGAGATGGGCTTCAAGAGATCAAGACATGATTATTGCCTGTACACGAAGTTCGATAAGGACGATGAGCTGGTGCTAATTCTGTACGTTGATGACCTGCTGGTGGCTGGCCGCAATCTTCCGTCAGTAATGAAGCTGAAGAAGGATCTTGCAACCAAGTTCGAAATGTCTGACTGTGGGGAGCCCCGAAACTTTTTGGGCATGAAGATTATGTATAATCGTGGCAATGGACAACTACAGCTTTCTTAAGATACCAGTATCGGAAACCTTGTGAACCGTTTTGGGATGTCCGAGTGTAATCCAGCTCGTACACCAATGGAGAAAGGGCTCACGCTTAGTCGAAGTGGACCAGATGCAAGCCAACCATATCGTGAGCTACTGGGATCACTGATGTACATAATGCTAAGTGTGCGACCTGAAATTTGTTACCCTGACGGATATTTGAGGCGTTTTCAGCAACAACCCAACACTGAACATTGGCAAGCCCTGAAACGAATTGTTCGATACTTGCAAGGTACGATAAAAACGAAGCTGAATTTCAAGCGAGACCCAACAAGCAAACCTTTGGTTGGATACGTTGATGCCGATTGGGCGTCCGACACAGAAGATCGGAAATCAGTGAGTGGCTATCTGTTTAAAGTATTTGGATCCTCGGTAATCTGGTGCAGCAAGAAGCAGACCACTGTTGCAACTTCGTCTAGTGAAGCGGAGTACATCGCGCTCAGTGCAGCAGTTGCCGAATCTCTCTGGCTGAAAGGAATACTTGAAGATCTACAAGAATCGAACATACACATCACTATGTATGAGGACAACCGAAGTTGTATTTGTATGGCAAAGAACCTGGAAACAAAACGTACGAAACATATTGATATCAAACATCATTTCGTGCGTGATCATGTGGCATCTGGAGTGTTGAAAATTGAACCCATCAAAACGCAAAATCAATTGGCAGATAATTTCACGAAGGCTCTGGATCATAACCGATTCAAGACCCTGCGAATGATGATTGGATTATCTGATTGAGAGGGCCCCCTTACCTTAGTTACTAACAGTTTGTTATTTTTCCTAATAGTAACTTCTTAATAAACTTCAGTTGAAAGCAGTCGCTTTTCAAGTTTGCTCCGTCATTTCGTGTATCCCATTCTAAGAAT
Encoded proteins:
- the LOC134207024 gene encoding uncharacterized protein LOC134207024, whose translation is MEKGLTLSRSGPDASQPYRELLGSLMYIMLSVRPEICYPDGYLRRFQQQPNTEHWQALKRIVRYLQGTIKTKLNFKRDPTSKPLVGYVDADWASDTEDRKSVSGYLFKVFGSSVIWCSKKQTTVATSSSEAEYIALSAAVAESLWLKGILEDLQESNIHITMYEDNRSCICMAKNLETKRTKHIDIKHHFVRDHVASGVLKIEPIKTQNQLADNFTKALDHNRFKTLRMMIGLSD